From Paenibacillus sp. V4I7, one genomic window encodes:
- a CDS encoding sugar ABC transporter ATP-binding protein, translating to MSEFVLELRAISKTFPGVKALDLVHFQLRAGEIHALMGENGAGKSTFIKVITGVHQPDQGDIYVNGNKVVFNNPNDAKKVGIAAIYQHVTCYPDLSVTENIFMGHERIHKRTKRILWNEMHMEAKKLLDTLGANFEPCTQMGTLSVAQQQIVEIAKALSTEARIIIMDEPTAALTKRESEELYRITEQLRDRGVAIIFISHRFEDMYRLASKVTVFRDARYIGTWGVHDISTDKLIVAMVGREITQLYPKKEAKIGDEVFRVEGLGRTGYFKDISLQLHKGEILGLTGLVGAGRTEVCQTLFGIEQADQGSIYVKGTQTNIRNPQDAIKLGIGYLPEDRQKQGLVLDWDIGRNITLSNIDHYANGGWLSEARETEVSKSLAEKVSVKAQSIYDLVSSLSGGNQQKVVFAKLLTAELDVLILDEPTKGVDVGAKFAIYEIMNDLAAQGYGIILISSDMPEVIGMSDRIIVMREGRITGRLDRTQVTQEAILEASMSDQLA from the coding sequence AACTTTTATTAAAGTGATTACAGGTGTTCATCAACCGGATCAAGGTGACATTTATGTAAACGGTAACAAAGTGGTGTTTAATAATCCGAATGATGCCAAAAAAGTCGGTATTGCCGCCATTTATCAGCATGTGACCTGCTATCCAGACCTTAGTGTGACGGAAAATATTTTCATGGGTCATGAAAGGATACATAAACGAACAAAAAGAATCTTGTGGAATGAGATGCACATGGAAGCGAAAAAATTGCTCGATACGTTGGGAGCGAATTTCGAACCATGCACACAAATGGGGACTTTAAGTGTGGCGCAGCAGCAAATTGTAGAAATTGCGAAAGCGTTGTCAACGGAAGCTCGCATTATTATTATGGATGAACCGACAGCTGCCCTCACGAAGCGGGAGAGCGAGGAACTCTACCGTATTACCGAGCAGCTAAGAGACAGAGGCGTTGCGATTATTTTCATCTCGCATCGTTTTGAAGACATGTACCGTTTAGCGAGTAAAGTTACGGTTTTCCGAGATGCTAGATACATCGGAACCTGGGGCGTGCATGATATTTCAACTGATAAACTTATAGTCGCTATGGTTGGGCGGGAAATTACACAGCTCTATCCCAAAAAGGAAGCGAAGATCGGTGATGAAGTATTTCGGGTGGAAGGGCTTGGACGAACAGGATATTTCAAAGATATTTCGCTCCAATTGCACAAAGGAGAAATTCTTGGGCTTACTGGATTGGTTGGAGCGGGACGTACAGAAGTGTGCCAAACCCTTTTTGGTATCGAACAGGCCGATCAAGGGAGCATTTATGTGAAAGGAACACAAACGAACATTCGTAATCCACAAGACGCGATTAAGCTGGGCATTGGTTATTTGCCGGAGGATAGGCAGAAACAGGGATTAGTGTTGGATTGGGATATTGGGCGAAACATTACGCTATCTAATATTGATCATTATGCTAATGGCGGTTGGTTGAGCGAAGCCAGAGAAACGGAAGTTTCAAAGTCATTAGCCGAAAAGGTTAGTGTTAAAGCTCAAAGTATTTATGATTTGGTCAGCTCATTATCTGGAGGAAACCAGCAAAAGGTCGTATTTGCCAAGCTTCTGACAGCTGAACTCGACGTTCTCATTCTGGATGAACCGACCAAAGGCGTCGACGTGGGAGCCAAGTTTGCGATCTATGAAATTATGAACGACCTCGCTGCGCAAGGGTACGGTATCATTTTGATTTCGTCGGATATGCCTGAAGTCATTGGGATGAGCGACCGCATCATTGTTATGCGAGAAGGTAGAATAACGGGGCGTTTGGATCGAACACAGGTTACACAGGAAGCAATTCTGGAAGCTTCGATGAGTGATCAATTAGCATAA